Proteins co-encoded in one Sporosarcina sp. FSL K6-1522 genomic window:
- a CDS encoding site-specific integrase has protein sequence MAYINKDSASWYYVVSNGKDPITNKPRQIKKRGFKTEGEAELAAMEVELQIKGGDYFQGKNMKFQALYEEWIQTYPFTRKRSSTRNRISSAKHLLAIWANTPINKITKQTYRQYLNSLVPKYKYNTREGIHIVGKMIFDYAIEMEYLQKNPTEKYMVPKNLEYADNEKGLVFLEKEELAEFLKITKRDGLAYDYGFFSLLAYSGMRIGEAISLQWKDLDFGNSSISINKTYYNPSNNKRKFEIQTPKTRSSKREILIDQSIMDLLKALKQEQEQFIKKNKRIYKNQGFIFTCSEGYPYTIKQFSNRLQRLLKRMSDLNKHITPHSFRHTHASLLIEANVNMKVISHRLGHSSVSTTDEIYGHLTRGLEKKASQQFSELMKDLHI, from the coding sequence ATGGCTTACATTAACAAAGACAGCGCATCTTGGTATTACGTAGTTTCCAACGGAAAAGACCCTATCACGAATAAACCTAGGCAAATTAAAAAGAGAGGGTTTAAAACTGAGGGAGAAGCTGAACTAGCAGCCATGGAAGTCGAATTGCAAATAAAGGGGGGGGATTACTTTCAAGGGAAAAACATGAAGTTCCAAGCATTGTATGAGGAATGGATTCAAACGTATCCTTTCACTAGGAAAAGGAGCTCAACAAGAAATCGAATCAGTTCCGCTAAACATTTATTGGCGATTTGGGCTAATACTCCAATCAATAAAATTACGAAGCAAACGTACAGACAGTATTTGAATTCGTTAGTCCCTAAGTATAAATACAACACAAGAGAAGGAATTCATATTGTCGGAAAAATGATTTTCGATTATGCGATTGAAATGGAATATCTCCAAAAGAATCCAACAGAAAAATACATGGTCCCCAAGAATCTGGAATATGCAGATAATGAAAAGGGGCTTGTATTTCTAGAAAAAGAGGAATTAGCGGAGTTCTTAAAAATCACCAAACGAGATGGTCTTGCTTACGATTACGGATTCTTTAGTCTACTTGCCTATTCAGGCATGCGGATTGGAGAAGCTATTTCACTTCAATGGAAAGACCTAGACTTCGGAAACAGTTCGATTTCTATTAATAAAACCTATTACAACCCTAGCAACAACAAACGAAAATTTGAAATTCAAACACCTAAGACCCGAAGCTCGAAACGAGAAATCCTCATTGATCAGTCCATTATGGATTTATTAAAAGCTTTAAAACAGGAACAAGAGCAATTTATCAAGAAAAATAAACGAATCTATAAGAATCAAGGATTTATCTTTACTTGTTCCGAGGGGTATCCGTATACAATCAAACAATTTTCTAATCGGCTTCAACGACTATTGAAACGAATGTCCGATTTGAATAAGCATATTACACCCCATTCATTCAGGCATACGCACGCTTCTTTATTAATCGAAGCAAATGTAAACATGAAAGTAATTTCACACAGATTAGGACACTCTTCTGTTTCAACAACGGATGAAATTTACGGACATCTTACACGAGGACTAGAAAAAAAGGCCTCTCAACAATTCAGTGAATTGATGAAAGACCTTCATATTTAG
- a CDS encoding helix-turn-helix transcriptional regulator produces the protein MKSLGAVIRQRRLNMNLTLDQLATLIDSSKSYLSKLENDLIEKPKPSTLRKVAKQLDMNYNDLLLHTSYVDKDETSWITPSATFYEIDSILENTENVVMVQGKVLEKSEREKLLKMVKLLFDLD, from the coding sequence ATGAAATCTTTAGGAGCAGTCATTCGTCAAAGAAGATTGAATATGAACTTGACGCTAGACCAACTGGCAACACTCATTGACTCTTCCAAATCCTATTTATCTAAGCTCGAAAATGATCTTATCGAAAAGCCGAAGCCTAGCACCTTAAGGAAAGTCGCCAAGCAGTTAGATATGAATTACAATGACCTGCTTTTGCACACTAGCTATGTCGATAAAGACGAAACAAGCTGGATAACTCCTTCTGCAACCTTCTATGAAATCGATTCAATTTTAGAGAACACTGAAAATGTAGTAATGGTTCAAGGTAAGGTATTGGAAAAAAGCGAACGAGAGAAATTATTAAAAATGGTCAAATTGCTATTTGATCTAGACTAA
- a CDS encoding DUF927 domain-containing protein, whose protein sequence is MTIYGTFLEEVKGFGIPSPFFTKDNKLYRVDKKNDEEQFVSRQIPYITKCFDDIERNNVQYELKWFNDGKVYDEVVPAIALATKREVISLANKGLSSNDRNARYLIEYFDLFLEKNRLNPSLVVSHLGYVGEHFIHPSLESKFRIVPPDEGELQRLNAIRCKGTVQEWIYNVLTPLYDNTKALFPVVSSFASILFKQHDLTPILVDISGVSSSGKTSVQKACASVWGKPSEYISSMLTTKIAIERMATFLNAYPLILDDTNTAHDPKALQQMIYMFGNGTGKMRGSLDGSRGTSSWQSVFITTGENNILEYTNSQGSAARVIPMTNFKFMNKNADYFAFLNQNVEKYYGSIGLEFIQRWKQHRRHFDGRFKGLATQYQSSATNNNVMRRIALHYAFIVFIAEVLNDLFEDEGMAIPVDDFAELFLVIFSENSHVDRAKNVLIEVLEELDANRNHIYGEFEPSNGIHAIVNANGLFLTIDYLKRKLQVDARQIREAWKNQQFTVLQKNNGKSVDYLSITHKGQSFRVVQVDQKFLEEQGFNFSRNRF, encoded by the coding sequence ATGACTATTTATGGAACGTTTCTTGAAGAGGTGAAAGGGTTTGGTATTCCAAGCCCTTTTTTTACTAAGGATAATAAGTTATATAGAGTAGATAAAAAAAACGATGAAGAACAATTTGTGAGTAGACAGATTCCGTATATTACGAAGTGTTTTGATGATATCGAAAGGAACAACGTACAGTATGAATTGAAATGGTTTAATGATGGAAAGGTTTATGATGAAGTTGTTCCTGCTATAGCATTAGCGACAAAGCGTGAAGTTATATCGCTAGCGAATAAAGGATTGAGTAGCAATGATCGAAATGCCCGTTATCTAATCGAGTACTTTGATTTGTTCCTAGAAAAAAACAGGTTAAATCCTTCACTCGTTGTAAGCCATCTTGGTTATGTAGGTGAGCATTTTATTCATCCGTCATTGGAATCAAAGTTTCGGATTGTTCCCCCAGACGAAGGGGAATTACAGCGTTTAAATGCTATTAGATGTAAAGGGACGGTGCAAGAATGGATATACAATGTCCTGACACCACTTTACGATAACACCAAGGCTTTATTTCCTGTAGTGTCATCTTTTGCGTCTATACTGTTCAAACAACATGATTTAACCCCGATTCTCGTGGATATTTCAGGTGTCTCTTCAAGTGGGAAGACAAGTGTCCAGAAAGCGTGTGCAAGCGTATGGGGGAAGCCGAGTGAATATATAAGTTCAATGTTAACGACAAAAATAGCGATTGAGCGCATGGCAACCTTTTTAAATGCCTATCCTTTAATCCTTGATGATACGAATACAGCGCACGATCCAAAGGCATTGCAACAAATGATTTATATGTTTGGAAACGGTACAGGGAAGATGAGAGGTAGTCTAGATGGAAGTAGGGGGACAAGCAGTTGGCAGTCGGTGTTCATTACAACAGGAGAAAACAATATTCTAGAGTATACGAATTCACAAGGAAGCGCAGCCCGTGTTATTCCGATGACTAATTTTAAATTCATGAATAAAAATGCGGATTACTTTGCTTTCTTAAATCAAAACGTGGAAAAGTATTATGGAAGTATTGGATTAGAATTTATACAGCGGTGGAAACAGCATAGACGGCATTTTGACGGTCGTTTTAAGGGGTTGGCTACACAATACCAATCATCTGCTACAAACAATAATGTAATGCGTAGAATCGCTCTACACTATGCTTTTATTGTCTTTATTGCAGAAGTATTAAATGATTTATTTGAAGACGAGGGTATGGCAATTCCAGTGGATGATTTTGCGGAACTGTTTTTGGTGATTTTTTCTGAAAACAGCCATGTAGATCGGGCTAAAAATGTTCTGATAGAAGTACTGGAAGAGTTAGATGCAAACCGAAATCACATATATGGTGAATTCGAGCCTTCAAACGGCATACATGCGATTGTGAATGCCAATGGACTTTTCTTGACGATTGACTATTTAAAAAGAAAATTACAGGTAGACGCAAGACAAATTAGAGAAGCGTGGAAAAATCAGCAATTTACAGTACTTCAAAAGAATAATGGTAAATCGGTTGACTATTTATCAATCACACATAAAGGACAATCTTTCCGTGTCGTGCAAGTAGATCAAAAGTTTTTAGAAGAACAGGGCTTTAATTTTTCTAGAAACAGATTTTAA
- a CDS encoding dsDNA nuclease domain-containing protein — protein sequence MQTELVENTLLKAIEDFSDSLDTDEKKDIISKKEEIVQMLMKGRFKDLGGIVAMRGFIYQYYVAMYYILEMLHEKKVTWWDCVILEYFDDVTLLSKNKIRFIQVKTVRERSKNKHTPSNFTTREKLSKPKEDKERFNSWVEKIFLNYDFFLEDRIDDGYGANISKDDFQTQFEIVTNSPTVTLDGLDDFTTNVSFSLKRDIQPDNKIKKKILEPVVFKIEDAGHEKSKPIVKEIHFKHFSKKEIDFYLKRLYINQFGSSIELQQDIIAMIKEVLDLKGYRAPSIAEYIFENLFSNVIKRCINDNEQTLRKDDLVIKKDDAVELLKMWKAEIRERLSKESFEDTAYGLFEKACENLKEEIVSDYAKKSIQEDLIETLGWLRETVKNEFEKNPDYCITFLNKLFNTNETLTKRDFESSKNKLFLTESLRYLVTFLSFYSKKHLALRESKLIFHIGESDFIKKANISIYHARNNKTLIESKNRVVTIYNDNIGKLIDEDICCLVIGSEKSSEIGDSSPVASKLLTNYIPEEEPSILTVPDKVYFLNINEFESFLGVLKQSNFRAHNIQDETVLSVWDSELKKMLEKQ from the coding sequence ATGCAAACGGAATTAGTAGAAAATACTCTTTTGAAAGCCATTGAAGACTTTAGTGATTCTTTAGATACTGATGAAAAAAAAGATATTATTAGTAAAAAAGAAGAAATAGTACAAATGTTAATGAAGGGACGGTTTAAAGATTTAGGTGGCATTGTTGCTATGAGAGGATTTATATATCAATACTATGTCGCAATGTATTACATTTTAGAAATGTTGCATGAAAAAAAAGTTACCTGGTGGGACTGTGTTATTCTAGAGTATTTTGATGACGTAACTTTGCTAAGTAAAAATAAAATAAGGTTTATACAAGTGAAAACGGTTCGAGAACGTTCTAAAAATAAACATACACCAAGTAATTTTACTACAAGAGAGAAGTTATCTAAACCCAAAGAGGATAAAGAAAGATTTAATAGTTGGGTGGAGAAAATATTTTTGAACTATGATTTCTTTTTAGAGGATCGAATTGATGATGGATATGGAGCTAATATTAGTAAAGATGATTTTCAGACCCAGTTTGAAATAGTAACTAATTCACCTACTGTTACACTTGATGGTCTTGATGACTTTACAACAAATGTGAGTTTTAGTTTAAAACGTGATATTCAGCCAGATAATAAAATAAAGAAAAAAATTTTAGAACCAGTAGTCTTTAAAATAGAAGATGCAGGACATGAGAAAAGTAAACCAATAGTAAAAGAAATCCATTTTAAACATTTTTCGAAAAAAGAAATAGACTTTTATTTAAAGAGATTATATATTAATCAGTTTGGATCTTCAATTGAGCTTCAACAAGATATTATAGCAATGATCAAAGAGGTTCTAGATTTAAAAGGATATAGAGCACCCAGTATAGCTGAATACATATTTGAAAATCTTTTTTCAAATGTTATTAAAAGATGTATTAATGATAATGAACAAACTTTACGTAAAGATGATTTGGTAATAAAAAAAGACGATGCCGTTGAACTATTGAAGATGTGGAAAGCAGAAATAAGAGAGCGGTTATCTAAAGAGTCATTTGAAGATACAGCATATGGGTTATTTGAGAAAGCATGTGAAAATTTAAAAGAAGAAATTGTTAGTGATTACGCAAAAAAGAGTATACAAGAAGACTTAATAGAGACTTTGGGATGGCTAAGGGAAACTGTGAAAAATGAATTTGAGAAAAATCCGGATTATTGCATTACTTTCTTAAATAAACTTTTTAACACTAATGAAACACTTACGAAAAGAGACTTTGAAAGTTCTAAGAATAAATTATTTTTAACAGAATCACTAAGATATTTAGTTACATTTTTAAGTTTTTATTCAAAAAAACATTTAGCTCTTAGAGAATCTAAATTAATTTTCCATATAGGTGAATCGGATTTTATTAAGAAGGCTAACATATCTATATATCATGCACGAAATAATAAAACTTTAATTGAATCAAAAAATAGAGTTGTGACTATTTACAATGATAATATCGGTAAACTAATTGATGAAGATATTTGCTGTTTAGTTATAGGTAGTGAAAAGTCGTCAGAAATAGGTGATTCTTCACCTGTGGCTTCGAAATTATTAACGAATTACATTCCGGAAGAAGAACCTAGTATACTAACCGTTCCAGATAAAGTGTATTTTTTAAATATCAATGAATTTGAGAGCTTTCTTGGGGTACTAAAACAGTCGAATTTTAGAGCACACAATATTCAAGATGAAACAGTTTTATCTGTCTGGGATAGCGAATTGAAAAAAATGTTAGAAAAACAATGA
- a CDS encoding ABC-three component system middle component 1: protein MKWESMITVFKQHGFENQSISLLEDHNIRLWKNPYRILAIKEYRTESNFLNWLVEDQPILGELYSNLENRYKNNLYFFMILNFDISSTSVRLEINKAKKNQYVCKKHIIVKESDIDRIPFLTDLPENSGDYNFPAKFKEKLIQENKDTLASGQEKNLFVGFMGNSDLITEYYFNEFHESKDTEVVVEKLLKGGDEHEN from the coding sequence TTGAAATGGGAGAGCATGATTACAGTATTTAAACAACATGGATTTGAGAATCAGTCGATATCTTTATTAGAAGATCATAATATAAGATTGTGGAAAAACCCCTATCGAATTCTAGCGATAAAAGAGTATAGGACGGAAAGTAATTTTTTAAATTGGTTAGTAGAAGACCAGCCTATTCTTGGTGAACTTTACTCTAATCTAGAGAATCGTTACAAGAATAACTTATATTTTTTTATGATATTAAATTTTGATATATCAAGTACGAGTGTTCGTTTGGAAATTAATAAAGCAAAAAAAAATCAATATGTTTGTAAGAAACATATAATCGTAAAAGAAAGTGATATTGATAGAATACCTTTTTTGACTGATTTACCTGAGAACTCAGGTGATTATAATTTCCCCGCTAAATTTAAAGAAAAACTAATTCAAGAAAATAAAGATACTTTAGCAAGCGGGCAGGAGAAGAACTTATTCGTGGGATTTATGGGGAATTCCGACCTTATTACAGAATACTATTTTAACGAGTTTCATGAATCTAAAGATACTGAAGTGGTTGTAGAAAAGCTTTTAAAGGGAGGGGATGAACATGAGAATTAA
- a CDS encoding SMC family ATPase encodes MRIKKIILKDFRIFKGTHTFDFSGSDIIIINGPNGHGKSTIFDSIHWCLTGKIQRYTGTSEYKQFNYLINNSVNKETGAKASVEIELGNDESTTLKVKRTINKQNGTMELVVNGENKKIKEGQHLINTFLYPHPNEDIENNSFDLSTYMSSNMILAQESLDDFVRGDKPTERYIKLEKILGLNKYGVDFKNYLSNLKKNVEDKREILDKKIVEISFEKQLLEAEYNEKRKHIEIINPLSEDAIILEIIDIIKNEAISIDEINDISDYEIDILKKIRMQNQEKREALKDINKVLRRNEIENNSRSVLELELLDIKEKLEKLKKKSDNRYSGLQQARERVTILLNEKEVLKQKQNFELEITKIDIELENLNILKKNISDKIFNLYPNEMNVFRIFPAKYSEMKNKLEIVNLKIKANEKEKALENYHFEKNELTQKLAILHKRIVDIKNKIDELEELKKSYMKSKKEQTESYASKIITEVQHIISKSDSDYCVVCGTNFENDEKLKEAVELQLHKSMGTLDEIERKVRELDFEKTSLSEELKELQGFMENRSMEIVNINNRISENESVFIKLTSLIDKDTDLLNPIELSEEYEKLERMIEGTKMLNELAGEYNEFNKKEDLYLNKKETLRTNLNHLVQKNKLTDFEIIEHELSNKNQYIEAAEKNLTKLKNLLIESEAKMQLKKQKLIFLIECEIKYKNIINQINLDLHDEIISLLVSHEIEHSDRKEDKLSRIINIASSYIYSNEIESLKEKITSKNTVYAEYESRRNHHSAVYRQIERLLENHAVVQSNLVNDYIEKLTNDINKFYRQISPHVYYDYIELLVKNNELFITLAENLDDGKDTVDLKENVSASLTFSSAQSTVLAMSIFLALNLANNEGDLDILAIDDPFQNLDDINIYSFIDVMELLASAEGKQIFISTHDPNFAKLVFAKLGVENLRLSQVSFKSYTDDYIELESSSYLN; translated from the coding sequence ATGAGAATTAAAAAAATAATCTTGAAGGATTTTAGAATCTTTAAAGGTACACACACTTTTGATTTTTCTGGTAGCGATATTATTATTATTAATGGGCCAAATGGGCATGGGAAGAGTACTATATTTGATTCTATACATTGGTGTTTGACGGGTAAAATTCAAAGATATACCGGTACTAGTGAGTATAAACAGTTTAATTATTTAATCAATAATAGCGTGAATAAGGAGACTGGGGCTAAGGCGAGTGTTGAAATAGAGCTAGGAAATGATGAATCAACGACTTTGAAAGTTAAAAGGACTATTAATAAACAAAATGGGACGATGGAGTTAGTTGTAAACGGGGAAAATAAAAAAATTAAAGAAGGTCAACATTTAATTAATACATTTCTATATCCCCACCCCAATGAGGATATAGAAAATAATTCATTTGATTTGTCAACTTATATGTCATCCAATATGATTTTAGCCCAAGAAAGCTTAGATGATTTCGTAAGGGGGGATAAGCCAACAGAGAGATATATAAAATTAGAGAAAATTCTAGGGTTAAATAAATATGGAGTAGATTTCAAAAATTATCTTTCAAATTTAAAAAAGAATGTAGAGGATAAAAGAGAGATTTTAGATAAAAAGATAGTGGAAATTTCGTTCGAAAAACAATTGTTAGAAGCGGAGTATAATGAAAAAAGGAAACATATTGAAATAATCAATCCTTTAAGCGAGGACGCAATAATACTAGAAATTATAGATATAATTAAAAATGAAGCAATATCTATTGATGAAATTAATGACATTTCCGATTATGAAATTGATATATTAAAGAAAATAAGGATGCAAAATCAAGAAAAAAGGGAAGCTTTAAAAGATATAAATAAAGTACTAAGAAGAAATGAGATAGAGAATAATTCTAGGAGTGTTTTAGAGCTAGAACTTCTGGATATAAAAGAGAAATTGGAAAAGTTAAAGAAAAAAAGTGATAATCGATATAGTGGTCTTCAACAGGCTAGGGAAAGAGTAACCATTCTTTTAAATGAAAAAGAAGTATTAAAGCAGAAACAAAATTTTGAATTAGAAATAACCAAAATAGATATTGAACTTGAAAACTTAAATATATTAAAAAAGAATATAAGTGATAAAATATTTAATTTATACCCGAATGAGATGAATGTATTTCGAATATTTCCAGCTAAGTATTCGGAAATGAAGAATAAATTAGAAATAGTAAACTTGAAAATTAAAGCGAATGAAAAAGAAAAAGCGTTAGAGAATTATCATTTTGAAAAAAATGAATTGACCCAGAAGCTTGCAATACTTCATAAACGTATTGTAGATATTAAGAACAAAATTGATGAACTTGAAGAGTTGAAAAAGTCTTATATGAAGAGCAAAAAAGAGCAAACAGAGTCTTATGCTAGTAAAATTATAACTGAAGTACAACATATAATTAGTAAATCTGACTCTGATTATTGTGTGGTTTGTGGCACTAATTTTGAAAATGACGAAAAACTTAAAGAAGCTGTTGAACTGCAACTACATAAATCAATGGGGACACTCGATGAAATAGAAAGGAAAGTGAGAGAACTCGATTTTGAGAAAACCTCTCTATCTGAGGAATTGAAAGAGCTACAAGGTTTTATGGAAAATAGATCAATGGAAATAGTGAATATTAATAATCGAATTTCTGAAAATGAATCTGTTTTCATAAAGCTAACTTCTTTAATTGATAAAGATACGGACCTTTTAAATCCAATTGAATTAAGTGAGGAATACGAAAAATTAGAGCGTATGATTGAAGGAACAAAAATGTTAAATGAGTTAGCCGGTGAATACAATGAGTTTAATAAAAAAGAAGACTTATATTTAAATAAAAAAGAAACCTTAAGAACAAACCTTAATCATTTAGTGCAGAAAAATAAACTAACTGATTTTGAAATAATAGAACATGAACTATCCAATAAAAACCAATACATTGAAGCAGCAGAAAAAAACTTAACTAAATTGAAAAACTTACTTATTGAAAGTGAAGCTAAAATGCAGTTAAAAAAACAAAAATTAATATTTTTAATCGAGTGCGAAATAAAATATAAAAATATCATTAATCAAATAAACCTTGATTTACATGACGAAATAATAAGTTTATTAGTATCTCATGAAATTGAACACTCAGATAGAAAAGAAGATAAATTATCGAGAATCATTAACATAGCCTCATCGTATATATATTCAAATGAAATAGAAAGTTTGAAAGAGAAAATTACTAGTAAGAATACAGTTTACGCAGAATATGAGTCGAGAAGAAATCATCATTCTGCTGTATACAGACAAATAGAAAGACTTTTAGAAAATCATGCAGTAGTACAATCTAATTTAGTAAATGACTATATAGAAAAATTAACTAATGATATAAATAAATTTTATAGGCAGATCTCTCCACATGTATACTATGATTATATAGAGCTTTTGGTAAAGAATAATGAGTTATTTATAACATTAGCAGAAAATCTGGATGATGGAAAAGATACTGTGGACTTAAAGGAAAATGTAAGCGCTAGTTTAACATTTAGTTCTGCACAATCTACGGTTTTAGCAATGAGTATTTTTTTAGCTTTAAATTTGGCAAATAATGAGGGAGATTTGGATATATTAGCAATCGATGACCCATTTCAAAATCTGGATGATATTAATATATATTCTTTTATCGACGTTATGGAATTATTAGCCTCCGCTGAAGGGAAACAAATTTTTATAAGCACTCATGACCCTAATTTTGCAAAATTAGTATTTGCGAAATTAGGCGTTGAAAACTTAAGACTTTCACAGGTTTCATTTAAAAGCTATACTGATGATTATATTGAACTAGAGTCGAGTAGTTACTTAAATTAA
- a CDS encoding zinc-ribbon domain-containing protein — MKESFATVFPHMLKEWDYDQNGNLSPYDVPPKGRQVVWWKCEKGHSYNAKLAHKANGKSCSECRILNRSIAVRKPEVLKYWDYDKNNEPPERVSYGSKLVYWWKCEKGHSFDTSVIAMTRKNRGGCPYCRGLRVDDTNSLAGLFPTIAEEWITCIDDPHLTPESITASSHKKVKWKCKRGHEWITMPKHRTLGNTGCPVCQKGKRISKQAYTLFYYLKQAFKDTTLEFPLKGSRMSIDLYIPSQQIAIEYDGGLFHQDTKRDIRKENWLLEKTPNITLIRIREPDCVDYSSPNSKVLKYHLQNQKPETFAHCIEQIFLDTFGLIQTINLDQDNAEILQLMEIIEVENSLGELFPRLMREWDTKKNNGLTPFQFRAASHEKVNWKCKKNHSWKATIASRSHGGNNCPYCGSRKVSPENNLAVKHPVLIKEWHPTKNNMQPKECFPHSHDVVWWLCPSCKHEWKAMIDNRTSNNSGCPNCFRKNKT; from the coding sequence ATGAAAGAATCATTCGCAACTGTATTTCCCCACATGCTGAAAGAATGGGATTATGATCAAAATGGAAACCTATCACCTTATGATGTCCCCCCCAAAGGAAGACAAGTTGTTTGGTGGAAATGCGAAAAGGGACATAGTTATAATGCAAAGCTTGCTCATAAAGCCAATGGAAAATCATGTTCGGAATGTCGAATCTTAAATCGGTCTATCGCTGTTCGGAAACCAGAGGTTCTAAAATACTGGGATTATGATAAGAACAATGAACCTCCAGAGCGTGTTTCTTACGGCTCCAAGTTGGTCTATTGGTGGAAATGCGAGAAAGGACATAGCTTCGATACTTCCGTTATTGCTATGACGAGGAAGAACAGAGGAGGTTGTCCATATTGCCGTGGACTACGTGTAGATGACACCAATTCATTAGCAGGACTTTTTCCAACGATTGCTGAAGAATGGATTACCTGTATCGATGATCCTCATCTAACTCCAGAATCGATAACCGCTAGCAGTCATAAGAAAGTGAAGTGGAAATGTAAAAGAGGGCATGAATGGATCACTATGCCAAAGCACAGAACATTAGGAAATACAGGCTGTCCAGTATGCCAAAAGGGTAAGCGTATTTCCAAACAAGCCTACACGTTATTTTATTATTTAAAACAAGCGTTCAAGGATACTACGCTCGAATTTCCTTTGAAGGGTTCTCGCATGTCCATTGATCTTTACATTCCTTCGCAACAAATAGCCATCGAATATGACGGTGGACTTTTTCATCAAGATACAAAAAGAGACATTCGAAAAGAGAATTGGTTACTAGAAAAAACACCTAACATTACATTAATCAGAATTAGAGAACCCGATTGCGTTGACTATTCATCCCCAAATTCAAAAGTGCTTAAATATCATTTACAAAATCAAAAGCCTGAAACATTTGCACACTGTATTGAACAAATTTTCCTTGATACGTTCGGATTAATTCAGACAATCAATCTGGATCAGGACAATGCTGAAATTCTGCAATTGATGGAGATTATAGAAGTAGAAAACTCTTTAGGAGAACTATTCCCCAGACTCATGCGGGAATGGGATACAAAAAAGAATAATGGACTTACTCCCTTTCAATTCAGAGCAGCTAGCCACGAAAAAGTAAATTGGAAATGCAAAAAGAATCACTCTTGGAAAGCGACAATAGCAAGTCGAAGTCACGGCGGGAACAACTGCCCTTACTGCGGCTCTCGAAAAGTAAGTCCTGAAAATAACCTAGCTGTTAAGCATCCCGTATTGATTAAAGAATGGCACCCCACGAAAAATAATATGCAGCCAAAAGAATGCTTCCCACACTCCCACGATGTTGTTTGGTGGCTCTGTCCTAGTTGCAAACATGAATGGAAAGCAATGATTGATAACCGCACAAGTAATAACTCTGGATGTCCTAACTGCTTTAGAAAAAATAAAACCTGA